One Halolamina litorea genomic window carries:
- a CDS encoding chorismate mutase, whose translation MSERTPDDMTLDELREEIQQIDRELVELIAQRTYVADTIADVKAQQDLPTTDESQEQAVMDRAGENAERFDVESNLVKAIFRLLIELNKVEQRESR comes from the coding sequence ATGAGCGAACGCACACCCGACGACATGACTCTGGACGAACTGCGCGAGGAGATCCAGCAGATCGACCGCGAACTGGTCGAACTGATCGCCCAGCGAACCTACGTCGCCGACACCATCGCCGACGTGAAAGCCCAGCAGGACCTCCCGACGACCGACGAAAGTCAGGAGCAGGCCGTGATGGACCGGGCCGGCGAGAACGCCGAGCGCTTCGACGTGGAGTCGAACCTCGTGAAGGCCATCTTCCGACTGCTGATCGAACTGAACAAGGTCGAACAGCGAGAGAGTCGGTAG
- a CDS encoding shikimate kinase: protein MDGHAAAPGAGTVLNALATGRGSAFALDIETSAHVELDGSGAVSGTIDGQPDADTELIERCVTLAVERWGDDPAAADLPAADPAAVGGTVRTESEVPTAAGLKSSSAAANATVLATADALGLAGIVDHEEACRIGVAAAREAGVTVTGAFDDASASMLGGLTVTDNTADELLAREEVDWAALVWTPPERAYSADADADRCELVAPMARLVETLALDGEYGRAMTVNGLAFSAALGFSADPAVEAMPHVEGVSLSGTGPSVVAVGEPEGLEAVEERWSERPGETLRTETRPTGGRYL from the coding sequence ATGGACGGCCACGCCGCCGCGCCCGGTGCGGGCACGGTGCTCAACGCGCTCGCCACGGGGCGAGGCTCGGCGTTCGCGCTCGACATCGAGACCAGCGCCCACGTCGAACTCGACGGCTCCGGCGCCGTGTCGGGTACGATCGACGGTCAGCCCGACGCCGACACCGAACTGATCGAGCGCTGCGTGACCCTCGCGGTCGAGCGCTGGGGCGACGACCCGGCCGCCGCCGACCTTCCCGCTGCCGACCCGGCCGCGGTCGGTGGCACGGTCCGAACCGAGAGCGAGGTACCGACCGCGGCGGGTCTGAAGAGTTCCTCGGCGGCCGCGAACGCGACCGTACTGGCGACCGCCGACGCCCTCGGGCTCGCGGGCATCGTCGACCACGAGGAGGCCTGCCGGATCGGCGTCGCCGCCGCCCGCGAGGCGGGCGTCACCGTCACCGGGGCGTTCGACGACGCCAGCGCGTCGATGCTCGGCGGGCTCACCGTCACCGACAACACCGCGGACGAACTGCTCGCCCGCGAGGAGGTCGACTGGGCGGCGCTGGTCTGGACCCCGCCCGAGCGAGCGTACTCGGCCGACGCCGACGCCGACCGCTGTGAACTGGTGGCACCGATGGCCCGATTGGTCGAAACGCTCGCACTCGACGGCGAGTACGGCCGGGCGATGACGGTCAACGGTCTCGCCTTCTCGGCGGCGCTGGGCTTCTCGGCCGACCCCGCCGTCGAGGCGATGCCCCACGTCGAGGGCGTCTCGCTCTCGGGGACCGGCCCGAGCGTCGTCGCCGTCGGCGAGCCCGAGGGGCTCGAAGCGGTCGAGGAGCGCTGGAGCGAGCGGCCGGGCGAGACGTTGCGGACCGAGACCCGACCCACCGGAGGCAGATACCTATGA
- a CDS encoding GHMP kinase has protein sequence MDAFAPASVTAVFAPDDVADGARGASVALEAGVTVAVEAATESAVTVDGEPTSFEPVEGLLDRLGVAALVDVQPEVPIGAGFGASGAATLATALAANERFDLGHAREELLEHSHAAEVDAGTGLGDVYVQEAGGLVYNVGSGRQRVETDAPVEFASYGGLPTADALADEALMAAVREEGGAVLDSLPEPPTVRDVVGESWPFAEALGLPTDRVAADVVRVEDAGGVATMAMLGETVLAVGAEDVLPNRTRVSTAGARLL, from the coding sequence ATGGACGCATTCGCCCCGGCCAGCGTGACGGCCGTGTTCGCGCCCGACGATGTCGCCGACGGCGCCCGCGGTGCGAGCGTCGCCCTCGAAGCCGGCGTCACCGTCGCCGTGGAGGCAGCGACCGAGTCCGCCGTCACCGTCGACGGTGAGCCCACGAGCTTCGAGCCCGTCGAGGGGCTCCTCGATCGCCTCGGCGTCGCCGCTCTCGTCGACGTACAGCCCGAGGTCCCCATCGGCGCCGGCTTCGGCGCCAGCGGCGCGGCGACGCTGGCGACCGCGCTCGCGGCGAACGAACGGTTCGACCTCGGCCACGCCCGCGAGGAACTGCTCGAACACAGTCACGCGGCGGAGGTCGACGCCGGCACCGGTCTCGGCGACGTGTACGTACAGGAGGCCGGCGGGCTGGTCTACAACGTGGGGAGCGGCCGCCAGCGCGTCGAGACCGACGCACCCGTCGAGTTCGCCTCCTACGGCGGGCTCCCGACCGCCGACGCGCTCGCCGACGAGGCGCTGATGGCGGCGGTGCGCGAGGAGGGTGGGGCGGTGCTCGACTCGCTCCCTGAGCCGCCGACCGTTCGGGACGTCGTCGGGGAGTCGTGGCCGTTCGCCGAGGCTCTCGGCCTCCCGACCGACCGAGTCGCCGCCGACGTGGTCCGCGTCGAGGACGCCGGCGGCGTCGCCACGATGGCGATGTTGGGCGAGACGGTGCTCGCCGTCGGCGCCGAGGACGTGCTGCCGAACCGAACCCGGGTCTCGACGGCCGGCGCGCGACTGCTGTAG